In Macrobrachium rosenbergii isolate ZJJX-2024 chromosome 4, ASM4041242v1, whole genome shotgun sequence, one genomic interval encodes:
- the LOC136835331 gene encoding ryncolin-2-like isoform X1, with protein sequence MIDISGMTLRLALFISLCFVGVTQSAAVASRNQSSKAVLKKMIHDMSLNIDKTVNVPSELLMQLLDVSRSVQKLLPAQLSTALVDADDDKDEAGGYNSLLALALRHHALLQQRNEDLLTQHARCTAQVEALQEDKQELRQQIQEYKQQLQQFMKGESSVIRIVDIHEETATDQKQTTASVAVDDSCLCDDNVTRGHMEGDVCVCTFEEVTTEYPPTTTELELLRVGIRAKDCAGHQNEGATKSGVYEIYPSQCHAVQVWCDLDTDGGGWTVFLNRREQPEQENFTRNWQDYRDGFGDVTAEYWLGNEVIHELTAKDEHVLRVDAEDFHGNKRWGIWERFRVEDEEHNYKLLAVKYSSNSTLGDGLLWHSGMQFSTIDRDNDKHKGSCSDEYKGGWWYNVCHNANPTGILVNSDDFDSVGWVYWSPRQYKWASLRNLQMKLRPRSFGTPDPTSAPLGCSSA encoded by the exons ATGATTGATATCTCCGGAATGACTTTGAGACTAGCGCTTTTCATATCCCTTTGCTTCGTGGGAGTCACCCAGTCAGCTGCCGTTGCATCGAGGAACCAGTCTTCG AAAGCTGTGCTAAAGAAAATGATACATGACATGTCCCTGAATATTGACAAGACGGTGAATGTTCCTTCCGAGTTGCTGATGCAGCTGCTGGACGTCAGCCGGTCAGTCCAGAAGCTCCTCCCGGCGCAGCTCTCCACCGCCCTCGTCGATGCTGACGACG ACAAGGACGAAGCTGGCGGGTACAATTCCCTCCTGGCCTTGGCACTACGTCACCACGCGCTGCTGCAGCAGAGAAACGAAGACCTCCTGACACAGCACGCCCGTTGCACGGCTCAGGTAGAGGCCCTGCAGGAAGACAAGCAGGAACTCCGTCAGCAGATCCAAGAGTACAAGCAACAACTGCAGCAGTTTATGAAGGGAGAATCGTCTGTCATCCGGATCGTTGACATCCACGAGGAGACAGCCACTGACCAGAAGCAGACGACGGCTTCTGTGGCCGTCGATGATTCCTGCCTCTGCGATGATAATGTGACCCGGGGTCATATGGAAGGGGACGTCTGCGTCTGCACCTTCGAGGAGGTCACCACAGAATATCCGCCGACCACGACTGAACTCGAACTGTTGCGCGTTGGCATTAG AGCGAAAGACTGCGCAGGACACCAGAATGAAGGGGCTACGAAGAGTGGTGTGTATGAGATCTACCCTTCACA ATGTCACGCTGTTCAAGTCTGGTGCGATCTGGATACAGACGGAGGAGGATGGACGGTTTTCCTCAACCGCCGAGAACAACCCGAACAGGAAAACTTCACCAGGAACTGGCAGGATTATCGTGATGGCTTTGGCGACGTCACAGCTGAGTACTGGCTGG GCAACGAAGTCATCCACGAACTGACGGCAAAGGACGAACACGTCCTGCGGGTGGACGCGGAGGACTTCCACGGTAACAAGCGCTGGGGAATCTGGGAGAGGTTCCGAGTGGAGGACGAGGAACACAA cTACAAACTCCTGGCAGTGAAATATTCTTCGAACAGCACTCTGGGAGATGGGCTTTTGTGGCACAGTGGGATGCAGTTTTCCACAATCGACCGAGACAACGACAAACACAAGG GTAGTTGCTCCGACGAATACAAAGGAGGATGGTGGTACAACGTTTGCCACAATGCCAACCCAACGGGCATCCTGGTCAACTCGGATGATTTTGACTCTGTCGGCTGGGTGTACTGGAGCCCTCGTCAGTACAAGTGGGCCAGTCTCCGGAACCTCCAGATGAAGTTGAGACCAAGGTCCTTCGGCACACCAGATCCAACATCAGCCCCTCTCGGGTGCTCAAGCGCCTGA
- the LOC136835331 gene encoding ryncolin-2-like isoform X3, whose translation MIDISGMTLRLALFISLCFVGVTQSAAVASRNQSSLLDVSRSVQKLLPAQLSTALVDADDDKDEAGGYNSLLALALRHHALLQQRNEDLLTQHARCTAQVEALQEDKQELRQQIQEYKQQLQQFMKGESSVIRIVDIHEETATDQKQTTASVAVDDSCLCDDNVTRGHMEGDVCVCTFEEVTTEYPPTTTELELLRVGIRAKDCAGHQNEGATKSGVYEIYPSQCHAVQVWCDLDTDGGGWTVFLNRREQPEQENFTRNWQDYRDGFGDVTAEYWLGNEVIHELTAKDEHVLRVDAEDFHGNKRWGIWERFRVEDEEHNYKLLAVKYSSNSTLGDGLLWHSGMQFSTIDRDNDKHKGSCSDEYKGGWWYNVCHNANPTGILVNSDDFDSVGWVYWSPRQYKWASLRNLQMKLRPRSFGTPDPTSAPLGCSSA comes from the exons ATGATTGATATCTCCGGAATGACTTTGAGACTAGCGCTTTTCATATCCCTTTGCTTCGTGGGAGTCACCCAGTCAGCTGCCGTTGCATCGAGGAACCAGTCTTCG CTGCTGGACGTCAGCCGGTCAGTCCAGAAGCTCCTCCCGGCGCAGCTCTCCACCGCCCTCGTCGATGCTGACGACG ACAAGGACGAAGCTGGCGGGTACAATTCCCTCCTGGCCTTGGCACTACGTCACCACGCGCTGCTGCAGCAGAGAAACGAAGACCTCCTGACACAGCACGCCCGTTGCACGGCTCAGGTAGAGGCCCTGCAGGAAGACAAGCAGGAACTCCGTCAGCAGATCCAAGAGTACAAGCAACAACTGCAGCAGTTTATGAAGGGAGAATCGTCTGTCATCCGGATCGTTGACATCCACGAGGAGACAGCCACTGACCAGAAGCAGACGACGGCTTCTGTGGCCGTCGATGATTCCTGCCTCTGCGATGATAATGTGACCCGGGGTCATATGGAAGGGGACGTCTGCGTCTGCACCTTCGAGGAGGTCACCACAGAATATCCGCCGACCACGACTGAACTCGAACTGTTGCGCGTTGGCATTAG AGCGAAAGACTGCGCAGGACACCAGAATGAAGGGGCTACGAAGAGTGGTGTGTATGAGATCTACCCTTCACA ATGTCACGCTGTTCAAGTCTGGTGCGATCTGGATACAGACGGAGGAGGATGGACGGTTTTCCTCAACCGCCGAGAACAACCCGAACAGGAAAACTTCACCAGGAACTGGCAGGATTATCGTGATGGCTTTGGCGACGTCACAGCTGAGTACTGGCTGG GCAACGAAGTCATCCACGAACTGACGGCAAAGGACGAACACGTCCTGCGGGTGGACGCGGAGGACTTCCACGGTAACAAGCGCTGGGGAATCTGGGAGAGGTTCCGAGTGGAGGACGAGGAACACAA cTACAAACTCCTGGCAGTGAAATATTCTTCGAACAGCACTCTGGGAGATGGGCTTTTGTGGCACAGTGGGATGCAGTTTTCCACAATCGACCGAGACAACGACAAACACAAGG GTAGTTGCTCCGACGAATACAAAGGAGGATGGTGGTACAACGTTTGCCACAATGCCAACCCAACGGGCATCCTGGTCAACTCGGATGATTTTGACTCTGTCGGCTGGGTGTACTGGAGCCCTCGTCAGTACAAGTGGGCCAGTCTCCGGAACCTCCAGATGAAGTTGAGACCAAGGTCCTTCGGCACACCAGATCCAACATCAGCCCCTCTCGGGTGCTCAAGCGCCTGA
- the LOC136835331 gene encoding ryncolin-2-like isoform X2, translating to MIDISGMTLRLALFISLCFVGVTQSAAVASRNQSSTVNVPSELLMQLLDVSRSVQKLLPAQLSTALVDADDDKDEAGGYNSLLALALRHHALLQQRNEDLLTQHARCTAQVEALQEDKQELRQQIQEYKQQLQQFMKGESSVIRIVDIHEETATDQKQTTASVAVDDSCLCDDNVTRGHMEGDVCVCTFEEVTTEYPPTTTELELLRVGIRAKDCAGHQNEGATKSGVYEIYPSQCHAVQVWCDLDTDGGGWTVFLNRREQPEQENFTRNWQDYRDGFGDVTAEYWLGNEVIHELTAKDEHVLRVDAEDFHGNKRWGIWERFRVEDEEHNYKLLAVKYSSNSTLGDGLLWHSGMQFSTIDRDNDKHKGSCSDEYKGGWWYNVCHNANPTGILVNSDDFDSVGWVYWSPRQYKWASLRNLQMKLRPRSFGTPDPTSAPLGCSSA from the exons ATGATTGATATCTCCGGAATGACTTTGAGACTAGCGCTTTTCATATCCCTTTGCTTCGTGGGAGTCACCCAGTCAGCTGCCGTTGCATCGAGGAACCAGTCTTCG ACGGTGAATGTTCCTTCCGAGTTGCTGATGCAGCTGCTGGACGTCAGCCGGTCAGTCCAGAAGCTCCTCCCGGCGCAGCTCTCCACCGCCCTCGTCGATGCTGACGACG ACAAGGACGAAGCTGGCGGGTACAATTCCCTCCTGGCCTTGGCACTACGTCACCACGCGCTGCTGCAGCAGAGAAACGAAGACCTCCTGACACAGCACGCCCGTTGCACGGCTCAGGTAGAGGCCCTGCAGGAAGACAAGCAGGAACTCCGTCAGCAGATCCAAGAGTACAAGCAACAACTGCAGCAGTTTATGAAGGGAGAATCGTCTGTCATCCGGATCGTTGACATCCACGAGGAGACAGCCACTGACCAGAAGCAGACGACGGCTTCTGTGGCCGTCGATGATTCCTGCCTCTGCGATGATAATGTGACCCGGGGTCATATGGAAGGGGACGTCTGCGTCTGCACCTTCGAGGAGGTCACCACAGAATATCCGCCGACCACGACTGAACTCGAACTGTTGCGCGTTGGCATTAG AGCGAAAGACTGCGCAGGACACCAGAATGAAGGGGCTACGAAGAGTGGTGTGTATGAGATCTACCCTTCACA ATGTCACGCTGTTCAAGTCTGGTGCGATCTGGATACAGACGGAGGAGGATGGACGGTTTTCCTCAACCGCCGAGAACAACCCGAACAGGAAAACTTCACCAGGAACTGGCAGGATTATCGTGATGGCTTTGGCGACGTCACAGCTGAGTACTGGCTGG GCAACGAAGTCATCCACGAACTGACGGCAAAGGACGAACACGTCCTGCGGGTGGACGCGGAGGACTTCCACGGTAACAAGCGCTGGGGAATCTGGGAGAGGTTCCGAGTGGAGGACGAGGAACACAA cTACAAACTCCTGGCAGTGAAATATTCTTCGAACAGCACTCTGGGAGATGGGCTTTTGTGGCACAGTGGGATGCAGTTTTCCACAATCGACCGAGACAACGACAAACACAAGG GTAGTTGCTCCGACGAATACAAAGGAGGATGGTGGTACAACGTTTGCCACAATGCCAACCCAACGGGCATCCTGGTCAACTCGGATGATTTTGACTCTGTCGGCTGGGTGTACTGGAGCCCTCGTCAGTACAAGTGGGCCAGTCTCCGGAACCTCCAGATGAAGTTGAGACCAAGGTCCTTCGGCACACCAGATCCAACATCAGCCCCTCTCGGGTGCTCAAGCGCCTGA